From Myxococcus stipitatus, one genomic window encodes:
- a CDS encoding MtsA protein: protein MGRILHDTPGCCLRAGKMACRSASVVGSLASRHFDETSRRAVDWEMLQARDPGRDVTRSTRRWGVVVGIALLWAAAGLVALRLSRGAGPGAAPVREPLPKGTAPRLGSLGPRLTSNETSQPLSVHGENLVPGLRLSLGPPLSLELPLTVVDPGHAFARLPAHVALPENMSEALVQAWLVAPEGRPAPEGRATLTVVNDAAFPDLTTMVASPDGRTLFILAPSMDTVFALDVASGRVARRAVGDGPSALATWKDARGHAWLGVVHRFQAELRVYSLETDAPPRVLPAPAGATGLEVDGARGVAFIAEHVEDRVHAVSLEDGRERWASGVDPNPRALARWKDLLAVGSLQTGQLELLRQSDGVRVSTVVPGPGVAIVGGYTERFRAQVMGGKAPRALVASEKLGRVFMASLGPNVGPNPQRMEPTNNGGVAVVDPARGEYVRHRGFGAGVTEGLALDEDAGLLYAADVGIGRVRVLDARALMAASDEAARGAVLQELAMPPLEDMPRVRPAEDFLKKGRAGEELHSGPRAVVLSPDARTLYVLNRFTRAVAVVDVRDARAGQARLVRQLPVVESRAQVKRRLGQVLYYADLGRTGITCDGCHIEGHMGGVFYEKTTPNRVYRSPTVLGSRDTPPYFTPASNRNLLETARHVGGRNRFHNPDPSDEEVEALAFFSSLLSTPPNPFRGEDGAPLQEVTLPDGHKGMPARGRALFEGQGNCTKCHPAPLYALDQDPATRSQFHDVGTPLALPLRTEYQDLVPGVAAPSLAGAWDVWPMLTSATAGYGVKDGHLVVETRFPLRAVLETAGPKHGGASTLSPAERDDLLAFLLTL, encoded by the coding sequence GTGGGGCGCATTCTCCACGACACGCCCGGATGTTGCCTTCGTGCTGGAAAGATGGCGTGCCGCTCCGCTTCCGTAGTTGGCTCTCTGGCGAGCAGGCACTTCGACGAGACATCGCGGCGCGCCGTGGATTGGGAGATGTTGCAGGCTCGAGACCCGGGACGGGATGTGACACGTTCGACGCGACGATGGGGAGTGGTGGTGGGCATCGCCCTGCTGTGGGCGGCGGCCGGGCTCGTCGCCCTGCGGCTGAGCCGAGGCGCGGGCCCGGGGGCTGCCCCCGTCCGCGAGCCGCTCCCGAAGGGCACCGCGCCGCGGCTCGGTTCACTGGGGCCCCGGCTCACCAGCAACGAGACCTCGCAGCCGCTGTCCGTCCATGGGGAGAATCTGGTACCCGGGTTGCGACTGTCACTGGGTCCACCCTTGTCACTCGAGCTGCCGTTGACGGTGGTGGACCCGGGGCACGCGTTCGCGCGGCTGCCCGCGCACGTGGCGCTGCCGGAGAACATGTCGGAGGCGCTGGTGCAGGCGTGGCTGGTGGCGCCCGAGGGGCGGCCCGCTCCGGAGGGGCGCGCGACGCTCACCGTGGTGAACGACGCGGCGTTCCCGGACCTGACGACGATGGTGGCGTCGCCGGATGGCCGGACGCTGTTCATCCTGGCCCCGTCCATGGACACGGTGTTCGCGCTGGACGTGGCCTCCGGTCGCGTGGCGCGCCGCGCGGTGGGGGATGGTCCGTCTGCGCTCGCGACGTGGAAGGACGCGCGGGGCCACGCGTGGCTGGGCGTGGTGCATCGCTTCCAGGCGGAGCTCCGGGTGTATTCGCTGGAGACGGACGCGCCGCCCAGGGTGTTGCCCGCGCCGGCCGGCGCGACCGGGCTGGAGGTCGACGGCGCGCGGGGCGTGGCCTTCATCGCCGAGCACGTGGAGGACCGGGTGCACGCCGTCTCGCTCGAGGACGGGCGGGAGCGCTGGGCCTCGGGCGTGGACCCGAACCCGCGCGCCCTGGCGAGGTGGAAGGACCTGCTGGCGGTGGGCAGCCTCCAGACGGGGCAGCTGGAGCTGCTGCGCCAGTCGGACGGGGTTCGGGTGTCCACGGTGGTGCCGGGGCCGGGCGTGGCCATCGTGGGGGGCTACACGGAGCGCTTCCGCGCGCAGGTGATGGGGGGCAAGGCGCCGCGCGCGCTCGTGGCGAGCGAGAAGCTGGGGCGCGTCTTCATGGCGAGCCTGGGGCCGAACGTGGGGCCCAACCCCCAGCGGATGGAGCCCACCAACAACGGCGGCGTGGCGGTGGTGGACCCCGCGCGCGGCGAGTACGTGCGGCACCGGGGGTTCGGCGCGGGCGTGACGGAGGGGCTCGCGCTGGACGAGGACGCCGGGCTGCTCTACGCGGCGGACGTGGGCATCGGCCGGGTGCGCGTGCTGGACGCGCGGGCGCTGATGGCCGCCAGCGACGAGGCCGCGCGCGGCGCGGTGCTCCAGGAGCTGGCGATGCCACCGCTGGAGGACATGCCGCGCGTCCGCCCGGCGGAGGACTTCCTGAAGAAGGGCAGGGCGGGGGAGGAGCTGCACTCCGGGCCCCGCGCCGTGGTGCTGTCCCCCGACGCGAGGACGCTCTACGTGCTCAACCGCTTCACGCGCGCGGTGGCCGTGGTGGACGTGCGCGACGCCCGGGCCGGACAGGCGCGCCTCGTGCGGCAGCTGCCGGTGGTGGAGTCGCGCGCCCAGGTCAAGCGACGGCTGGGGCAGGTGCTCTACTACGCGGACCTGGGGCGCACGGGCATCACCTGTGACGGCTGCCACATCGAGGGGCACATGGGGGGCGTCTTCTACGAGAAGACGACGCCCAACCGCGTCTACCGCTCACCCACCGTGCTGGGCAGCCGCGACACGCCGCCGTACTTCACGCCCGCCAGCAACCGCAACCTCCTGGAGACGGCGCGCCACGTGGGCGGGCGCAACCGCTTCCACAACCCGGACCCCTCGGACGAGGAGGTGGAGGCGCTCGCGTTCTTCTCCTCGCTGCTGTCCACGCCGCCCAACCCCTTCCGGGGAGAGGACGGCGCGCCGCTCCAGGAGGTGACGCTGCCGGATGGCCACAAGGGCATGCCCGCGCGAGGCCGCGCGCTGTTCGAGGGGCAGGGGAACTGCACGAAGTGCCACCCCGCACCGCTCTACGCCCTGGACCAGGACCCGGCGACGCGTAGCCAGTTCCACGACGTGGGGACCCCGCTCGCCCTGCCCCTGCGCACGGAGTACCAGGACCTGGTGCCCGGCGTGGCCGCGCCCTCGCTGGCGGGCGCATGGGACGTGTGGCCCATGCTGACGAGCGCCACCGCGGGCTATGGCGTGAAGGATGGGCACCTGGTGGTGGAGACCCGCTTCCCCCTGCGCGCGGTGCTGGAGACGGCGGGGCCGAAGCACGGTGGCGCGAGCACCCTGTCGCCCGCCGAGCGGGACGACCTGCTCGCCTTCCTCCTCACCTTGTGA
- a CDS encoding thrombospondin type 3 repeat-containing protein has product MRPLPRVAWLLLPVLFLSCSDAGLYAIDGRGVGRQDRASFSGEVCVPLAGGEAFPTKVLFAMQGGEGVETEIVGYGTDALSTLTSRFSGPFVKFALVAHHSVATGLLGSFSDATAFQAVLPKFASYQETGPISVRSALKLAKTLLSGDMQTSCRGEVARTRYVVVVMMRLADASCANPAFNEGITPRCRGLAPAACSACELGAVTGEIKALAQQYGAGEVVVQPIYVRTGNGDADTRNGGFAIADAGGTEPVETDPAGLPGAITSLKYAARVNTLKLKRFIAYNRNVVVRAGQLLADSDGDGLPDVDETALGTDPTQADTDMDGLMDGLEVRMGMNPLVLDVINGCSVSLDDDGDRLNGCEERVLGTDPCIGDTDGDAIPDLIEVLGMTNPLVPEDLLDTDRDGITNIAEVEAHGDPLSADLDFHRERGYGYNLVETTPSPDGRTCYTTRVENVSLAPTLARPHPFIPGEVIPAGTNDIYLYLQAGRDNDPRGAGIGSLLVQPIRYDPDEGRTPSGIIPLDPDAFILGT; this is encoded by the coding sequence ATGCGCCCCCTCCCACGCGTCGCGTGGCTCCTGCTCCCGGTTCTCTTCCTGTCCTGCTCCGACGCGGGCCTGTACGCCATCGATGGTCGCGGTGTGGGGCGTCAGGACCGCGCCAGCTTCTCCGGCGAGGTGTGCGTGCCGCTCGCGGGAGGAGAGGCGTTCCCCACCAAGGTCCTCTTCGCGATGCAGGGCGGCGAGGGCGTGGAGACGGAGATCGTCGGCTACGGCACGGACGCCCTGTCCACGCTGACCAGCCGCTTCTCCGGTCCCTTCGTGAAGTTCGCGCTGGTGGCGCACCACTCGGTGGCCACGGGCCTGCTCGGGAGCTTCTCCGACGCGACCGCCTTCCAGGCCGTGCTCCCCAAGTTCGCCTCGTACCAGGAGACGGGCCCCATCAGCGTCCGCTCCGCGTTGAAGCTGGCCAAGACGCTCCTGTCCGGCGACATGCAGACGTCCTGCCGCGGCGAGGTGGCGCGCACGCGCTACGTGGTCGTCGTGATGATGCGCCTGGCGGATGCCAGCTGCGCCAACCCCGCGTTCAACGAGGGCATCACCCCGCGCTGCCGGGGGCTCGCGCCCGCGGCGTGCAGCGCGTGCGAACTGGGCGCCGTCACGGGGGAGATCAAGGCCCTGGCCCAGCAGTACGGCGCGGGCGAGGTGGTGGTGCAGCCCATCTACGTGCGGACCGGGAACGGCGACGCGGACACCCGCAACGGCGGGTTCGCCATCGCGGACGCGGGCGGCACCGAACCGGTGGAGACGGACCCGGCGGGCCTGCCCGGCGCCATCACCAGCCTCAAGTACGCCGCGCGCGTCAACACGCTCAAGCTCAAGCGCTTCATCGCCTACAACCGCAACGTGGTGGTGCGCGCCGGCCAGCTGCTCGCCGACAGCGACGGTGACGGCCTGCCCGACGTGGACGAGACCGCGCTGGGCACCGACCCCACGCAGGCCGACACGGACATGGACGGGTTGATGGACGGGCTCGAGGTGCGCATGGGCATGAACCCGCTCGTCCTCGACGTCATCAACGGCTGCAGCGTGTCGCTCGACGACGACGGCGACCGGCTCAACGGGTGCGAGGAGCGCGTGCTGGGCACCGACCCGTGCATCGGCGACACCGACGGCGATGCCATCCCGGACCTCATCGAGGTGCTCGGGATGACCAACCCCCTGGTGCCGGAGGACCTGCTCGACACGGACCGCGACGGCATCACCAACATCGCGGAGGTGGAGGCCCATGGAGATCCGCTCAGCGCCGACCTCGACTTCCACCGCGAGCGGGGCTACGGCTACAACCTGGTGGAGACGACGCCGTCCCCCGACGGGCGCACCTGCTACACCACGCGCGTGGAGAACGTCTCCCTGGCGCCCACCCTCGCCCGCCCCCACCCGTTCATCCCGGGCGAGGTCATCCCCGCGGGCACCAACGACATCTATCTCTACCTCCAGGCCGGCCGGGACAATGATCCGCGCGGCGCCGGCATCGGCTCGCTCCTCGTGCAGCCCATCCGGTACGACCCGGACGAGGGACGTACCCCTTCCGGCATCATTCCCCTGGACCCCGACGCGTTCATTCTCGGAACCTGA
- the mtsC gene encoding cell-cell cohesion MYXO-CTERM protein MtsC, with translation MSLVRLAPALVLGAILVVNPGVAQAQSNDNPDNPECLGDRCGRPEEEGGGGCGCGGGSVWVNYTDDGDTLAYTDDADGDGRADDRDNCPFVSNRDQTDSDGDGVGNACDNCASLANPDQLNADGDGLGNACDPDQDNDGIVNEKDNCARIPNTDQSDLDEDGLGDVCDDDDDNDGVKDGADNCPRVFNDDQVMPADVSQCRVDADNDDISDNADNCPGLANRDQADADGDGLGDACDPDIDDDTILNEVDNCPATKNPDQADDDRDGRGDACDAVYCLVVDPSKPDDCLNPRSPFTVNAGGHKAEKKTGVSIRLPLYANRNGAAMEYKWSVTKRPEGSNAVVTSPQGAVTLSRNWEYIYVDGSIPNLVPDKKGTYEVTVEARLAFADRVYPDHRVSTSTLVVTVGDEGDEGPNCNAVPAGFSVTALGAAFLGMLLRRRRREP, from the coding sequence ATGTCCCTCGTTCGTCTTGCCCCCGCTCTGGTGCTCGGAGCAATCCTCGTCGTGAACCCTGGGGTGGCCCAGGCGCAGTCCAACGACAACCCGGACAACCCGGAGTGCCTCGGCGACAGGTGCGGTCGTCCCGAGGAGGAGGGCGGCGGTGGTTGTGGTTGTGGTGGTGGCTCCGTCTGGGTGAACTACACGGACGACGGCGACACGCTGGCGTACACGGACGACGCGGACGGCGACGGTCGCGCGGATGACCGCGACAACTGCCCGTTCGTCTCCAACCGAGACCAGACGGACTCCGACGGCGACGGCGTGGGCAACGCCTGCGACAACTGCGCCTCGCTCGCCAATCCGGACCAGCTCAACGCGGACGGCGACGGGCTCGGCAACGCCTGCGACCCCGACCAGGACAACGACGGCATCGTCAACGAGAAGGACAACTGCGCGCGCATCCCCAACACCGACCAGTCCGACCTGGACGAGGACGGCCTGGGTGACGTGTGCGACGACGACGACGACAACGACGGCGTCAAGGACGGCGCGGACAACTGCCCGCGCGTCTTCAACGACGACCAGGTGATGCCGGCGGACGTGAGCCAGTGCCGCGTGGACGCGGACAACGACGACATCTCCGACAACGCGGACAACTGCCCCGGGCTGGCCAACCGGGACCAGGCGGACGCGGACGGTGACGGCCTGGGCGACGCGTGCGACCCGGACATCGACGACGACACCATCCTGAACGAGGTCGACAACTGCCCGGCCACGAAGAACCCGGACCAGGCGGACGACGACCGTGACGGCCGGGGTGACGCCTGCGACGCGGTCTACTGCCTCGTGGTGGACCCGTCCAAGCCGGATGACTGCCTCAACCCGCGCTCGCCCTTCACCGTGAACGCCGGTGGTCACAAGGCGGAGAAGAAGACGGGCGTCTCCATCCGTCTGCCGCTCTACGCCAACCGCAATGGCGCGGCCATGGAGTACAAGTGGTCGGTGACCAAGCGTCCGGAGGGCTCCAACGCGGTGGTGACGAGCCCGCAGGGCGCGGTGACGCTGAGCCGCAACTGGGAATACATCTACGTGGACGGCAGCATCCCCAACCTCGTCCCGGACAAGAAGGGCACCTACGAGGTGACGGTGGAGGCCCGCCTGGCCTTCGCCGACCGCGTCTACCCCGACCACCGCGTCTCCACCTCCACCCTCGTGGTGACGGTGGGCGACGAAGGTGACGAGGGGCCCAACTGCAACGCCGTGCCCGCGGGCTTCAGCGTCACGGCCCTGGGCGCCGCGTTCCTGGGCATGCTGCTGCGCCGCCGGCGCCGCGAGCCGTAG